A stretch of DNA from Camelina sativa cultivar DH55 unplaced genomic scaffold, Cs unpScaffold00974, whole genome shotgun sequence:
gatttattgtgcAGTTGCACCAAATCCATGATGGGATTCCGTTGGATCGTAGAAATTGTAgtcatgtcgttcgtcttccactatcatgttatACAGGATGATAgatgctctcattatttttcctatttttcctttatcccaaaaaagtgcgggattcttcacgattgcaaatcgagcttgcaagactccaaatgcacgctctacatctttacgaCATCCTTCTTGCCATTGAGCAAAGAGTTTTGCTTTTCGACCACGTGGAAGTGTAATagattggatgaaagttgccCATTTGGGATAGATACCGTTTGTGAGGTAGTACGCCATTTTGTATTGCCGTCCATTGACAATGTATCTAACTCTCGGAGCTCGGCCCTctaggatatcatcaaacaccggGGAGTGGTCCAagacattgatatcatttaacgaACCCGGTGgtccaaaaaatgcgtgccaaatccataaatcttgtgATGCCACAGCCTCTAGTACGATTGACGGTTTACCAGATCCACATGTATATTGTCCTTTCCATGCAGTGGGACAATttttccactcccaatgcatacaatctatgctcccTATCATTCCAGGGAAACCGCGATGTTCTCCAATATTCAGTAATCGTTGGAGGTCTTCCGCTGTAGGTCTTCTGAGATACTCATCGCCAAACAGATTTATAACTCCCTCAACAAAATGTAGAAGGCATTTGTGGGAGGTTGTTTCAGCGAGTCGTAAATATTCATCCACCGCATCTGCCGAATATCCGTAAGCCATCAAACGAATAGCTGAcgtacatttttgaagtgcagAAAGACCAAGCCTTCCAGTAGCATCTCGCCTTTGTCTGAAGTATgggactccattctcaatagCGGTAACAATACGAAGgaacaatggtttgttcattctaaagcgaCGACGGAACATAGCGTTAGTGTAAGTCggattatcactaaaataatcattccacaacCGAGTGTGGCCTTCTTCGCGGTCTCTCTCAATGTGCACTCTTCGGATTATTGGAGCTGGTGGTACATCTGGGTGAGTGTAGTTGTATTGGATCTCCTCCACTATACTATCAAcctcctcctctaccatttcttcaatttcttgatcagaactccaattagacattttttagtttattttgtattggaaatggttttttgttgatatgattTGAAGAATAGGTTgagatgtaaaaaaaagaaaagaagatgttATTTTGAAGAtgttattttgtaacaaaacatgtgaaaataagagaaaatagatgagaagaatcagaagagaagaaacggATGAGAAGCAAATGCAGTTGTGATAAACTTGTCCAATATATAGACTTACAAAAGACACACAACCAAATACAACATTCACGGGTTGGAGAAGCATGACTGTCCTTGCAAAAGACATATAACCCTTACAAAGGGCAAAAGACATACAACCCTTACAAAGGGCAAAAGacatacaacaaaaacaaaagtgaaaagccGACACACATTACAAACAAAGACATTCACGGGTAAAAACATCAACACATTCAACCCGTGATAACATTCAAACATCTTCCATTCACTTCACATCAAACTTGTTTCCCTTCACGTGACACCAACACAGCTACATATGATGACCTGAACTAGATTGTACTGTCACTAGATTGTACTGTCAGTGAAAATATTACCTTCACAGGCACATTATGAAATCTAGTATCAACATCATACACgtgaaaactgaaaaacaaaaaaaaaagtcatataaGTTGACAGTATTGTAGTGGTCAAACAATACTCATGAGAAAAGAATAGTTGGGTGTTGAGGGGTGGCATACACTAATGTCTGAACAACTTCCTCAAGCTtcccatcctttttcttcaGATACATGACAGCCATCGGATcactctacaaaaaaaaatccatcaaCTTCTTAAATTAATGGGTGGGTGcaaaaacacaatgttaaaacacaagttaaaaggtAAACCTGTGATATACATAACATGAAACTGCAAAAGAAATAGTGTAAACTCATACCGGCTTCATCATACCGTTCTTCATCAACAGCTTGCATCATGTTCCTCAATAAGTCAAACTCTTTTGTATCAAAACAAGGCTGACCATTTGGCCTAACCCAATGAAAACATTGTTACTAAGTTTGTAAACTTATCAGCAAAAGAAAGGATCTAACTAATTTCACATTTCAAAGGATTACCTGTCTAGTTCAGTGAATAATAAACCATCTGAGGCATGTGTCTGCTTTGATAGCTTTCCCGAATCAATGACTCTCATTCCATCACTATAAGCTACATACTTGTTAACTTGAATAGGTACCTAAAAAGAGTGAGTATTGACACCATTTTTCAACAGTTAATATTCCGCTAATATGATCTCATGAAGAGAACTCTTGTGTGATTGTTTCTGAAAACATGGTTATGGACTTAAAgtaatataactaattaattataccTTGCATCTAACAGCTATGTTAATTGCATCTGAAGGACGAAGATCGAAGCTAACACACTCCGACTTATTACCACCAACCTGCAATCCCATCATTCAGAGCAGCCTTAGTAATCCCATCTCtccaaacaaatctcaaaaccaattgaacATCTAATCAAATCGATTttaatcctaaaccctaacattAACAACATGCAATAAGTAAGAGATGAGAAGACTTAACCTTCTCTCCTTATTCGTCTCCCAGTGGATCTCGCCGTCCGTTTAACGCCATCAGAACCGCCGCCGTCGTTGTCGCAGAAGGTGGTTGCTCGTCGTCACAACCGAAGCTTCCGGGTTAAGCCGATCGCAGTGTCCTACGCCTTCCTCAACTAAAGTATTTCTGTTTTAGCCGGAAAAATCGAAGATTTCGAGGTGAATCGAGAGATTTTTCCGGTTTCCCTTGTTAATCGTCGTCGAGTCGCCTTCTCTGTcgagagagaagggaaagagagaCTCtcgaaacaaagaaaaaaaaatgggaagaaaaaagaaaattatcttTTGTATTTCTGTATCATCCAATACATGTGTGCCACGTAACGTTACTCTTGTGTTGCTTCAATTGCTAGCCAAAGAATCGATACTCAGGCTAATGGACCTggatatacattttttattacaattttgggGCCCAATCCAAAGAGAAATCTTGAGAGTACCTACCAGTAATGGTGGTCTAACAACCTTTTTACATAAAATGATTTCTTAACTaagttttaaacaattaaaagaaactgaaaagagatatgatataattattaaaagacTAACGAGATCTAGCTAAACCGAATCGAGATTActgataatttatttaaatttattcatGGAAAGGTGGCAGACGATATTTGATTATTACTAGttcaaaaattagttttatttctgaatatatattttcaatatgtAGTTATCTTAACAAATTCAATATGtagttattttagtttattgtaATATAGGTTGCTTccatttctttttaaatatcttGTAAGAGCAAGGCCAATGGGGGTTCATATTTTGAGGATCTTAGACCTTCTTTATCGGTGGGTTCAACCCCAATCTCTTAGTGTTTTAGTgccaaaaaataaatgagaacaaattgaaaaaaatgtaagGGGAGTTGTTATATAGTATACCCATTATTGCTCTAAGAGACGCTACGTGTTAGTGTGGTATTGGGTGGacgaaaaaatagaaaacgtggaaattttttcttttttacttcccatttctttcattttctttctctctatctctctctctctctctctctctctttctctctctctctctctttttctctctttctctcgcgattGAGAGAAAACGAAGAATTGTTTTTGGAATCGTCTGGgtgtggaggaagaggagattgCTGTCGGAGGGGATGCTCATCATCCTGAATTGATGAGTCAGCCGTGTCCCATTGTGATATTGTGATTGAATCGTGAATCGGCTCTGATTGCATGTAGGAGAGGCGAtttggaaattagggttttgtgaaTTGGGAGTCCACTCAATCGGAagagattgaatcaattggAAGCAGAGGGTAAGTTTCTCAATTCAATTACTGATTGAATCAATCTCGATTagtgttttttgattttggatcgaaaattaggattttttgatgtttcttagaaaattaGGATTCTTGGTGTTCATGTGTTCCGTTTTGATCCTTACTTTAGCAGATGAGTATTTTTTAACTCCGGTTATGATGAATTTGAAAAGATTTGGCCATGAATGTATCGCAATATGCTGAATAAAGTTACTAACTTGATTCAACATAAgctatttgttgtttttggtgttgttaCTTGTGTTAGCTAATGATGATCCGTTTTGGTTAAGTTTAGATAATGTGTGGAGATGGATATGTAATATTTCCGGTTCTTGACACATGattgttttttgtgttgttatcaGTTGTTTTTGATGTTGTTATTTGTGGTAGCTAATGATGATTTAGTAAATGTTTATGTTCTTGACAcatgattgtataattttagaGTACATTGTTCTTGTTCGATTTAGCTTGTTCatgaatgattaattttattttgaatttgggCTTCATTAACCGCGGATCTGTCTTTTGTTTTGAGGTTAAATGGACAAACATGGATTGATGCATTGATGAGAATAGACTGTGAAGGATCTCTTGAGTGTGGACAAACATGGATCTCTTCGGCCATGAAGGAAGGTAATCATCATCCTCAACTTTTTTGCATTTATTTGGTGTTAGTTGaagcttttgtttgttggttgtgataaatAGAANTGATCCTTACTTTAGCAGATGAGTATTTTTTAACTCCGGTTATGATGAATTTGAAAAGATTTGGCCATGAATGTATCGCAATATGCTGAATAAAGTTACTAACTTGATTCAACATAAgctatttgttgtttttggtgttgttaCTTGTGTTAGCTAATGATGATCCGTTTTGGTTAAGTTTAGATAATGTGTGGAGATGGATATGTAATATTTCCGGTTCTTGACACATGattgttttttgtgttgttatcaGTTGTTTTTGATGTTGTTATTTGTGGTAGCTAATGATGATTTAGTAAATGTTTATGTTCTTGACAcatgattgtataattttagaGTACATTGTTCTTGTTCGATTTAGCTTGTTCatgaatgattaattttattttgaatttgggCTTCATTAACCGCGGATCTGTCTTTTGTTTTGAGGTTAAATGGACAAACATGGATTGATGCATTGATGAGAATAGACTGTGAAGGATCTCTTGAGTGTGGACAAACATGGATCTCTTCGGCCATGAAGGAAGGTAATCATCATCCTCAACTTTTTTGCATTTATTTGGTGTTAGTTGaagcttttgtttgttggttgtgataaatAGAATTAGTACTTGCTAGTGTAGGTATTAGTGTAGTCTTTGATGTTAtagcttttgtttgttggttgtgataaatAGGTTTAGTAATTGCTATTGTTGGTATTAGTCTAGTCAGTCATTGATGTGTTAGTTGGTTGTGAAGATTTTTAATGTGTGGTTGTTGGAGTTTAGGTAAAcacttaatttcaaaatttaaaccaacataaatatatactaaaccttataaattcaaacacaaacaaaacacaagtccTTCTTGCTTTAGCAATCTCTTGTTTATcgataaacacaaacaaacacatctcCTTCTCCCTTTAGCAATATGGATCCAAACACAACCCCTTCTTGCTTTAGGAATCTCTTGTTTCTCATTTAACAAAACACAAGTCCTTCTTGTTTTAGCAATCTCTTGCTTTTCGATTAACACAAGTCCTTCTTGTGTTAGCAATCTTTTGCTTTTCGATTAACACAAATCTGATTGCTTTAGCAATCTCTTGTTTTCCgattaacacaaacaaacacatctcCTTCTCCCTTTGGCAATATGGATCCAAACAATTACATGAATCCATATCGTCCCACCTCTAGCTATTTGAATCTATTACAAAGTCAACTTGATACCCAAAACCTCGATTACTCTCCTTCTCTAAGTCCATGTTCTGAAGCTCCATCTTCACCTGCATCCCACAAGAAAACGGCAAGTCAAGGCAAGCATGGTTACCAACAGATGATACCATGTTGGTCAGCGCTTGGCTCAACACTAGCAAGGATCCGATTACTTCCAACCAGCAAAGACTTGCATCCTTTTGGGGGAGTGTTGCGAAATACTTTGCATCCTGTCTGAATGCTGTTGGTCGGCCAAAGAGAGAGGCGAGTCACTGTAAGCAGAGGTGGGGGAGGATAAACGACTTGGTGTGCAAGTTCGTTGGATGTTATGAGGCTGCGACTAGGGAGAAGTCTAGTGGACAGAGTGAAGATGATGTGATGAAGTTAGCACATGGGATATACTTTAATGATCATGGACATAGGTTTACATTGGAGCATGCATGGCTTGTCTTAAGATACGATCAAAAATGGTGTGCCTTTACATCTATTAAAGCTAATGGAGTGAAAAGGGGAAGAGCGAGTATTGATGGGTCTGAACAGGATGCACACCATCCGATTGATGTGGATGAACCATTGCCCCGTCCAAAAGGTGTTAAGGCTGCCAAGGGGAAGTCCAAAAAAAGCTCTAACACCCAACTGAttgatgtggaggaagatggGAAAGCTTACTTGGAGTTTCAGTTGGATCGAATTTCGAAGATGTATGAGATGAAGCAGAAGGACTTTGAATTGAAAGAGAAGGAGTTCGCTATGAAGAAGGAGCATATCAAGCATGTGATGCTTGAAAATCTGATTGATAAAAAGGATTCACTCACTGAATCAGAAAAAGCTCTTAAGGAGAAGCTAATTGATGACATGATGTCATCAGGTTGAACTTTAGAAGTTTGCATATGTTGTATGAGTTTTGTTCGAATCAAAAATGTTTAAGTTTGCTTCCTTGTGTTTTTTGTAATCGAATGAACTATGTTTAAGTTTGCttccttgtgttttttttaatcgaaTGAACTATATGTTTAAGTTTGCTTCCttctttgtgtttatgtttgtgtaTTTGGATGTATTATTAATCGGTTGGTTTATTAATCGAATGAACTATGTTTAAGTTTGCTTCCTTATTGGGATGCTTTACTAATCGGTTGGTCATTGTTATTAATCAGTTGGTTTTGTCATTGTATTGTTATTAATCAGTTGGTTTTGGTTGGTCATTGTAATGCAGGTCGACAAGAGGCAAGTCACTCTTACCCGTGACACAAAGAAGCCGTGTTTGTACAAGTACACGACAAGTCACTGTTACACGTGACACAAAAAGAAACCGTGTTTGtactataattttgtattttttgaatTCTACCACATGTTTGTCTATCATTTTAGACCACATATTGTATCCAATGTTTGTGTACCACaaaattatagtttttctttgaccacaaaattcTCTATATAATGTCCAAAGCAA
This window harbors:
- the LOC104774006 gene encoding bifunctional nuclease 2-like gives rise to the protein MVSSVGNHACLDLPFSCGMQVKMELQNMDLEKESNRGFGYQVDFVGGNKSECVSFDLRPSDAINIAVRCKVPIQVNKYVAYSDGMRVIDSGKLSKQTHASDGLLFTELDRPNGQPCFDTKEFDLLRNMMQAVDEERYDEAE
- the LOC104774007 gene encoding glutathione S-transferase T3-like gives rise to the protein MLVSAWLNTSKDPITSNQQRLASFWGSVAKYFASCLNAVGRPKREASHCKQRWGRINDLVCKFVGCYEAATREKSSGQSEDDVMKLAHGIYFNDHGHRFTLEHAWLVLRYDQKWCAFTSIKANGVKRGRASIDGSEQDAHHPIDVDEPLPRPKGVKAAKGKSKKSSNTQLIDVEEDGKAYLEFQLDRISKMYEMKQKDFELKEKEFAMKKEHIKHVMLENLIDKKDSLTESEKALKEKLIDDMMSSG
- the LOC104774005 gene encoding uncharacterized protein LOC104774005, whose translation is MVEEEVDSIVEEIQYNYTHPDVPPAPIIRRVHIERDREEGHTRLWNDYFSDNPTYTNAMFRRRFRMNKPLFLRIVTAIENGVPYFRQRRDATGRLGLSALQKCTSAIRLMAYGYSADAVDEYLRLAETTSHKCLLHFVEGVINLFGDEYLRRPTAEDLQRLLNIGEHRGFPGMIGSIDCMHWEWKNCPTAWKGQYTCGSGKPSIVLEAVASQDLWIWHAFFGPPGSLNDINVLDHSPVFDDILEGRAPRVRYIVNGRQYKMAYYLTNGIYPKWATFIQSITLPRGRKAKLFAQWQEGCRKD